Proteins co-encoded in one Sebastes fasciatus isolate fSebFas1 chromosome 11, fSebFas1.pri, whole genome shotgun sequence genomic window:
- the ankrd12 gene encoding ankyrin repeat domain-containing protein 12 isoform X2, whose protein sequence is MAKPGSDKDGAMVDKQAGKKSKDKLSPFTKTPKLDRSELLGKEGKTKSSMKRKLSFTNSPLRTEERDSDTDDSDPGQSSETWGERLVPPCRIYAEKDVPDKKKVKKEAGGKKSQAPNLLFGYPLSERKQMALLMQMTANSPDSTPSHPSQTTPAQKKVPSSASSRQKDKVNKRNERGETPLHMAAIRGDAKQVKELISLGADVNVKDFAGWTPLHEACNLGYYDVAKVLIAAGAEVNTQGLDDDTPLHDASSSGHTDIVKLLLRHGGNAFQANKCGERPVDVADSQELEQLLKGEVPLSDQEDSTSESEDPPSVNPSSVDDNLEDSDTEKDSDGKPATKASSSVPGLDEYEFKDEEEEEDLSKALNDRHILRRELREKEEKDRNHVAGKQSGKGDSSSKSKKQKTARVHCSSDTSSDEMESLSEKRNSPTCSQSSESLKADTRSKKENAEQKDKDKGKVKKKSKSQNKNKENQEDGKENSKTLVLSLATVSESTEKGREEDSFKMSFSPKDDSSVHLFHLSSIKSPKLNHSLTDKQTPLKQENTKMCISISDSSCPVDAVKYNHYTEADYCTEGSSTKGCKHKEKSKHQQKDSSGDGDDGRSSPYKDGSIGNSVDSAEGALRKTDLDGKVVKKHKLKHKEKDKHRREYEAERSRHRQKEARKDGHRNLEFDREFWKENFFKSDETDEHLPVKKEGEDNSSLQKTSDSSPVKDERNPKEKHSSSKEKRPREEREKDKAVKKERKEAASKEEKVKDSKPSERDERVDCHGSGRIPEESLQSNSMKEETEEKPISGITADQEQLELSEKGSREKTDKRLPGKEKDSEKMEKRHPDKEKKVKTEHADKAEAQNSVDRWKEKERTGAISSHSPADKNYKENEKLKSLSTTKKHEDSRKNKDKFDKRSDRERQDREHSVGDHREKERANSDKKGKPLEKTTDHSKSDRSKEKDCDKKKRDKIKDGALSSNSNLKLLLEEKKSYLSESSKSLSSKSKEEVVRTAEKDRDRRDRDRDSDKHKDKDRHKDRSQQVKISKAKANETDADKAKSKASPATRDAKPKEKRLVNDDLMQTSFERMLSLKDQEIEQWHRKHLEKIKQKERERLKQRPLADPGKSKPKDRTKAEPCLSKELMRSKSSEASDVHSRDKSLKDGASPRTMSLDGKSLPSISAKVMSAVENCLTRSPRPESERCGLMSRSVSLVSVASSEDSCQATTLTPRHAEYDSDMNLEASDSQPAFLQSSLVIQATRSPSVHDKDCNSLPDVPQSNRTLLPSRHESPYLRAILDEDANSATEGKAVENLPKPSQPTEELGTRESSAETEESQQQCMNSVPDSATEREWSPPGDPQSKSLTLPECSSSQTESTEQKTLPSSDPPVATDTQCLPENSECSNKDSDQPSTPTACLSAEPPELTNTIEQREPLIVSGVESAPQTESGTAHVPELKDEPVESADGAEEESMETERTEGRGSPVPSTSSNIPSSTAAESLPGFSQTSTESKCPQEEMDVNDQDWKNYRPPGDTAGPDAEMEKKDSTPPASSYASPEHKAEETTDVPQSSEINSSAYASVTAESSSLDGSAATEGSSEYTAEADSEPMEVTPADEKPESSSAGEEQSQSAVQSAAQTDSSSSSSSTCSASGSSSPQSGDRDSDSSGAKVKVRSTDEEVDMHVPHPRKRKMPRASGSQPYSATQQEKDRGQQSLAAIVDSVKLEEIQPYQTERANPYYEFLHIRRKIEEKRKVLCSVIPQPPQYYDEYVTFNGSYLLDGNPLSKLCIPTITPPPSLPDQLKEMFKQQEVVRMKLRLQHSIEREKLIVSNEQEVLRVHYRAARTLANQTLPFSACTVLLDAEVYNMPQDVQNDDGKTSVRDRFNARQFMSWLQDVDDKFDKLKTCLLMRQQHEAAALNAVQRLEWQLKLQELDPATNKSTSIFEISEFYIPLVEVNDDFDLTPI, encoded by the exons AGCAAAGACAAGTTGTCCCCTTTCACCAAAACTCCGAAGCTGGACCGGAGTGAGTTGCTGGGGAAGGAAGGGAAAACCAAGTCTTCCATGAAGCGCAAGCTCTCCTTTACTAACAGTCCACTCCGGACCGAGGAGCGAGACTCAGACACCG ATGACTCAGACCCAGGCCAGTCGAGTGAGACCTGGGGAGAGAGATTAGTGCCTCCCTGCAGGATATACGCAG AAAAAGATGTACCAGACAAGAAGAAGGTGAAAAAGGAGGCCGGGGGCAAGAAGTCCCAGGCTCCCAACCTTTTGTTTGGGTATCCTCTGTCAGAGCGCAAACAGATGGCTCTCCTAATGCAGATGACTGCCAACAGTCCAG ACTCTACCCCCAGTCACCCCTCACAAACGACCCCCGCGCAGAAGAAAGTCCCCAGCAGCGCCTCGTCTCGACAGAAGGACAAGGTCAACAAGAGGAACGAGCGAGGGGAGACTCCCCTTCACATGGCAGCCATCCGGGGAGACGCCAAGCAAGTTAAAGAGCTCATTAGCCTGGGAGCTGACGTCAACGTCAAAGACTTTGCAG GTTGGACTCCTCTTCATGAAGCCTGTAATCTCGGTTACTACGACGTGGCCAAGGTCTTAATAGCAGCTGGTGCAGAGGTGAACACGCAGGGTCTGGATGACGACACGCCGCTCCATGACGCTTCCAGCAGCGGACATACAGAT ATTGTGAAACTGCTGCTACGCCATGGTGGTAACGCCTTCCAGGCCAACAAGTGCGGGGAGCGGCCGGTGGACGTTGCAGACTCTCAGGAGCTGGAGCAGCTATTAAAGGGAGAGGTGCCACTGTCGGACCAAGAAGACAGCACTTCAG AGTCTGAAGACCCGCCGTCTGTCAATCCATCCAGTGTGGACGACAACTTGGAGGACTCTGACACTGAAAAGGACTCAGACGGCAAACCGGCCACGAAAGCGTCATCGTCCGTGCCAGGGCTGGACGAGTACGAGTTcaaggacgaggaagaggaggaggatctcAGTAAAGCCCTGAACGACAGACACATCCTCCGGAGGGAACTgcgggagaaggaggagaaagatAGGAATCACGTGGCAGGGAAGCAGAGTGGAAAAGGGGATTCCTCCTCAAAGTCGAAGAAGCAGAAGACTGCTCGTGTCCATTGCAGCTCTGATACCTCCAGCGACGAAATGGAGAGCCTTTCAGAGAAAAGGAATTCCCCCACCTGCTCTCAGAGCTCAGAGAGCCTCAAGGCCGATACAAGGTCTAAAAAGGAGAATGCAGAGCAAAAGGACAAGGACAAGGGCAAAGTCAAGAAGAAGAGCAAAAGccagaataaaaacaaggaaaacCAAGAGGATGGGAAAGAGAACAGCAAAACGTTGGTCCTCTCTCTGGCGACCGTGTCCGAGAGCACAGAAAAGGGTCGGGAGGAAGACTCCTTCAAGATGTCTTTCAGTCCTAAAGATGACTCATCCGTCCACCTCTTCCATTTGTCGTCCATAAAATCTCCCAAACTGAACCACAGcctgacagacaaacaaacgCCACTCAAACAGGAAAATACTAAGATGTGCATTTCCATCAGTGACAGCTCGTGTCCGGTGGACGCTGTCAAATACAACCACTACACGGAGGCAGACTACTGCACTGAAGGCTCCAGCACCAAGGGGTGCAAGCACAAGGAAAAGAGCAAACATCAACAGAAAGACTCCAGTGGAGATGGCGACGACGGCCGTTCGAGTCCTTACAAAGACGGCAGCATAGGAAACAGCGTAGACAGCGCTGAAGGTGCCTTACGGAAGACCGACTTAGACGGCAAAGTGGTAAAGAAGCATAAACTTAAACACAAGGAGAAAGACAAACACAGGAGGGAATACGAGGCTGAGCGCAGCCGCCACAGGCAGAAGGAAGCCAGGAAAGACGGCCACAGGAATTTGGAGTTTGACAGAGAGTTCTGGAAAGAGAATTTCTTCAAAAGTGATGAGACAGATGAACATCTGCCAGTGAAAAAGGAAGGTGAAGACAATAGCTCACTTCAAAAGACCTCTGATTCCTCCCCTGTCAAAGATGAGAGAAACCCGAAGGAGAAGCACTCGAGCAGCAAGGAAAAGAGGCCGAGAGAGGAGCGAGAAAAAGACAAGGCCGTGAAAAAGGAGCGGAAGGAGGCCGCTAGTAAAGAGGAGAAGGTAAAGGATTCAAAGCCGAGTGAGCGTGACGAGAGAGTGGACTGCCACGGCTCAGGGCGGATTCCTGAGGAGTCGCTGCAGAGCAATAGCATgaaagaagagacagaagagaaacCCATAAGTGGGATCACAGCTGATCAAGAACAGCTGGAGCTCTCTGAAAAAGGCTCACGCGAGAAAACTGACAAGAGGCTCCCAGGAAAGGAGAAGGATTcggagaaaatggagaaaaggcATCCTGACaaggaaaaaaaggttaaaacgGAGCACGCTGACAAAGCTGAAGCACAGAACTCAGTGGATCGCTggaaggaaaaagaaagaacaggAGCCATTTCTTCCCACTCGCCTGCagataaaaactacaaagagaatGAGAAACTGAAATCTTTATCCACAACCAAAAAGCATGAGGACAGCAGGAAAAATAAAGATAAGTTCGACAAGCGGTCTGATAGGGAGAGGCAGGACAGAGAACACAGCGTTGGGGATCACAGAGAAAAGGAACGCGCCAACTCTGATAAGAAAGGAAAACCTCTGGAGAAGACCACAGATCATAGTAAATCTGATCGTTCAAAAGAAAAGGACTGTGACaagaagaagagagacaaaATAAAAGATGGAGCTCTTTCCTCAAACTCCAATCTGAAATTACTTctagaagagaagaagagctaTCTGTCCGAGAGCAGCAAGTCCTTATCTTCAAAATCAAAGGAGGAAGTTGTGAGAACAGCGGAGAAGGATCGCGACCGGAGAGACCGGGACAGAGATTCAGATAAGCACAAGGATAAGGACCGGCACAAAGACCGCTCCCAGCAGGTTAAAATCAGCAAGGCCAAAGCCAACGAGACGGATGCAGACAAGGCCAAATCAAAAGCCTCGCCAGCGACACGAGACGCCAAGCCCAAAGAGAAAAGGCTTGTGAATGACGACTTGATGCAGACCAGCTTTGAGCGCATGCTCAGCCTGAAGGACCAGGAGATAGAGCAGTGGCATCGCAAACACCTGgagaaaatcaaacaaaaagagAGGGAAAGGCTCAAACAGCGGCCTCTGGCAGATCCGGGGAAGTCCAAGCCTAAAGACAGAACGAAGGCCGAACCGTGCCTGAGTAAGGAGCTCATGCGCTCAAAAAGCTCTGAAGCGTCTGATGTCCACAGCAGAGATAAATCCCTGAAGGACGGCGCCAGCCCCAGAACAATGTCGCTTGATGGAAAGAGTCTGCCGTCTATCAGCGCAAAGGTCATGTCAGCCGTGGAAAACTGTCTGACCAGATCGCCCCGACCAGAGAGTGAACGCTGCGGACTCATGTCCAGGTCCGTGTCCTTGGTTTCCGTCGCTAGCTCTGAGGATTCGTGTCAGGCGACGACATTAACGCCCAGACACGCCGAGTACGACTCTGACATGAACCTGGAAGCCTCCGACTCTCAGCCCGCGTTCCTCCAGTCTTCCCTCGTCATTCAAGCCACCAGATCGCCGTCCGTTCACGATAAAGATTGCAACAGTCTTCCAGATGTGCCGCAAAGTAATCGGACGCTGCTGCCCAGCAGGCACGAATCTCCGTACCTCAGGGCCATTCTGGACGAGGATGCCAACTCAGCGACTGAAGGTAAAGCTGTTGAGAATCTTCCAAAACCCAGCCAGCCCACTGAGGAGCTGGGAACAAGAGAGAGCTCGGCAGAAACAGAGGAGAGCCAACAACAATGTATGAATTCAGTTCCTGATTCAGCCACGGAGAGAGAATGGAGCCCTCCTGGTGATCCTCAGAGTAAAAGCCTGACACTTCCAGAGTGTAGTAGCTCTCAAACAGAGTCAACAGAGCAGAAAACTCTTCCCTCCTCTGATCCCCCTGTGGCGACGGACACCCAGTGTCTGCCAGAGAATTCAGAGTGTAGTAACAAAGATTCAGATCAACCATCGACACCTACGGCTTGTCTATCTGCTGAGCCGCCAgagctcacaaacacaatagAGCAGAGGGAACCACTCATTGTTTCTGGCGTGGAGAGCGCGCCGCAGACAGAATCAGGTACCGCGCATGTTCCTGAGCTTAAAGACGAACCTGTTGAGAGCGCCGATGGAGCAGAAGAAGAGAGTATGGAAACGGAGAGAACGGAGGGTAGAGGAAGTCCTGTACCCTCCACCAGTTCGAACATTCCCAGCTCCACTGCAGCGGAGTCCTTACCAGGCTTTAGCCAAACGAGCACTGAGTCCAAATGTCCTCAAGAGGAAATGGATGTAAATGACCAAGACTGGAAGAACTACAGACCTCCCGGTGATACTGCAGGTCCCGATGCTGAGATGGAGAAAAAGGACAGTACACCTCCAGCATCGTCTTATGCGAGCCCTGAACACAAGGCTGAAGAGACGACTGACGTCCCACAGAGCTCAGAGATCAACAGTAGCGCTTATGCTTCTGTTACAGCTGAGAGTTCATCACTTGATGGCAGCGCGGCTACAGAGGGCTCCTCTGAATATACAGCAGAGGCCGACTCCGAGCCGATGGAGGTGACGCCTGCCGATGAGAAACCAGAGTCGTCTTCAGCTGGAGAAGAGCAGAGTCAGAGCGCCGTCCAGTCGGCGGCTCAgactgacagcagcagtagcagcagcagcacctgcaGCGCCTCAGGGAGCTCCTCTCCACAATCTGGAGACCGGGATTCTGATTCCTCGGGGGCTAAGGTCAAGGTCCGCTCCACAGACGAGGAAGTGGACATGCACGTTCCCCATCCACGCAAGAGAAAGATGCCGAGAGCGTCGGGCTCCCAGCCGTACTCCGCGACTCAGCAGGAGAAGGACAGAGGCCAGCAGTCTCTGGCTGCCATCGTGGACTCGGTGAAGCTGGAGGAGATTCAGCCGTACCAGACGGAGAGGGCCAACCCGTACTACGAGTTCCTGCACATCCGAAGGAAGATCGAGGAGAAGCGCAAAGTGTTGTGCAGCGTCATCCCCCAGCCACCGCAGTATTATGACGAATATGTGACCTTCAACGGATCCTACCTCTTAGATGGGAACCCGCTCAGCAAGCTCTGCATACCAACA ATAACTCCACCTCCATCATTACCGGATCAGCTGAAAGAGATGTTCAAACAACAAGAGGTGGTCCGTATGAAGCTACGACTACAGCACAGCATTGAAAGG GAAAAACTGATTGTTTCAAATGAGCAGGAAGTCTTACGAGTCCACTACCGGGCAGCGAgaacattagccaatcagactCTGCCTTTCAGTGCCTGTACAGTGTTATTGGATGCTGAAGTGTACAACATGCCTCAAGACGTCCAG AATGATGATGGCAAAACGTCAGTGAGAGACCGATTCAACGCCCGGCAGTTTATGTCCTGGTTACAAGACGTTGACGACAAGTTCGACAAACTGAAG ACGTGTCTTCTGATGAGGCAGCAGCACGAGGCGGCGGCCCTGAACGCCGTGCAGCGTCTGGAGTGGCAGCTCAAGCTGCAGGAGCTGGACCCTGCCACCAACAAGTCCACCAGCATCTTCGAAATCTCCGAGTTCTACATCCCGCTCGTGGAGGTCAACGACGACTTTGACCTCACCCCAATATGA